A genomic window from Bacillus rossius redtenbacheri isolate Brsri chromosome 7, Brsri_v3, whole genome shotgun sequence includes:
- the LOC134533802 gene encoding uncharacterized protein LOC134533802 isoform X2 produces MWQASSIGGSLAPLDLLAEAHAGQLHCHRQFNVDLARGVLRGIPLALLFLDEASAGQLQPRHGHCDDDERRIEDQNLQPPGLRRALLRDSA; encoded by the coding sequence ATGTGGCAGGCCAGCTCCATTGGCGGCTCACTGGCCCCGCTGGACCTCCTCGCTGAGGCTCACGCAGGCCAGCTGCATTGCCACCGGCAGTTCAATGTAGACCTGGCACGGGGTGTCCTTCGGGGCATCCCACTGGCGCTGCTGTTCCTCGACGAGGCCAGCGCAGGCCAGCTGCAGCCCCGCCATGGCCACTGCGACGACGACGAGCGACGCATAGAAGACCAGAACCTCCAGCCTCCAGGCCTCAGGCGTGCTCTCCTCCGGGACTCCGCCTGA
- the LOC134533801 gene encoding piggyBac transposable element-derived protein 4-like: MASKKLTSEEALALYFSLPENASESEEDGDTSDEDEPFVPVATRNEAQQSPSSSSVCDPGTSTHTPQTRGFVQQQQKINESQERAITKSANRPTCRQTRGLQRKSDEMLDENLSRVSAGQVSSDSESSESDECVVQSNEEIWSQNVPQFYESLPDFSVPVQPRIQSLDLVECSSPGEFFCAIFDNELFEHLVSQTNTYAKQKQLVHWTPCCVEEMKAVFGVLLLMAVHVLPSLDHYWSSDPLFRVESICQTMTCKRFKKILEALHCNDNTKAKKRGEEGYDKLYKIRPVFSVLRSKFVALYTPSSCHSIDECMILFKGRSCMKQYMPLKPIKRGYKVWARCDPLTGFMSDFDFYTGKGTEVHEQALGSTLGSRVVTKLCSSLFGSQQPTLIVFDNFFTSVELLEILYQKNLSAVGTVRQNRRDLPPLLKKKNKLAKGEHVYSVKAFVCAIQWKDNRHVNILSSAHNPQDIVEVKRTQNDGTRTLVKCPKAVRDYTMYMRGVDRFDQIRATYTVSRRSRKWWHRIFYFLVDAALVNSFILYTLSGDRGQISCKHLDYHISVAKHLIGNFSSRKRKGPISANYLKKRFHKDGKPLGVPLETRFSNVGVHLPVELASFRRCRLCSSSKHEKRTRVGCSQCDVPLCSVPCFKTFHTK, translated from the coding sequence ATGGCATCTAAGAAACTAACTTCAGAAGAAGCATTAGCCCTATATTTTTCTTTGCCTGAAAATGCAAGTGAATCTGAAGAAGATGGTGACACTTCAGATGAAGATGAACCTTTTGTTCCAGTAGCAACTAGAAATGAAGCACAACAATCTCCATCTTCTTCGAGTGTCTGTGACCCAGGAACTTCTACGCATACGCCTCAAACAAGAGGTTTTGTccagcaacaacaaaaaataaatgaaagccaaGAGAGGGCAATAACAAAGTCAGCAAATAGGCCTACGTGCAGACAAACTCGTGGCCTACAACGAAAATCAGATGAAATGTTAGATGAAAATCTAAGTAGGGTTAGTGCAGGCCAAGTTTCTTCAGATTCAGAATCTAGTGAGTCAGACGAGTGTGTAGTTCAGAGTAATGAAGAAATATGGTCCCAGAATGTACCCCAGTTTTATGAATCTTTGCCAGATTTTAGTGTACCTGTGCAACCTAGAATACAGTCCTTAGACTTGGTTGAGTGTAGCAGCCCAGGAGAATTTTTCTGTGCCATTTTTGACAATGAACTCTTTGAGCACCTAGTGTCTCAAACAAATACATATGCAAAGCAAAAACAGTTGGTCCACTGGACACCATGTTGTGTTGAGGAAATGAAAGCGGTGTTTGGCGTGTTGTTGCTAATGGCTGTTCATGTGTTACCATCATTAGACCATTATTGGTCTTCAGACCCACTCTTCAGAGTTGAATCAATTTGTCAGACGATGACttgtaaaagatttaaaaaaatcttagaaGCATTGCACTGTAATGATAACACAAAGGCCAAAAAGCGTGGAGAAGAAGGGTATGATAAACTGTACAAAATACGgcctgtattttctgttcttcgATCTAAATTTGTGGCACTGTATACTCCTTCATCATGTCACTCAATTGATGAGTGCATGATACTCTTCAAAGGGCGGTCTTGTATGAAACAATATATGCCACTAAAACCAATCAAACGTGGGTACAAAGTGTGGGCGAGATGTGATCCACTAACTGGTTTCATGAGCGATTTTGATTTCTACACTGGTAAGGGAACTGAAGTACATGAACAGGCATTAGGTTCAACACTTGGTTCAAGAGTAGTTACTAAGCTCTGTTCCAGTTTGTTTGGCAGCCAACAACCTACTCTGATTgtattcgataatttttttacttctgtaGAATTACTGGAGATACTGTATCAGAAGAATCTCTCAGCTGTGGGCACTGTTAGGCAAAACAGACGAGACTTACCACCACTACTAAAGAAGAAGAACAAGTTAGCAAAAGGAGAGCATGTTTACTCAGTGAAAGCTTTTGTGTGTGCAATTCAGTGGAAAGACAACAGGCATGTAAACATCCTATCATCTGCACATAATCCTCAAGATATTGTCGAAGTGAAACGTACACAGAATGATGGTACAAGAACTTTAGTCAAATGCCCAAAAGCAGTAAGAGATTACACTATGTATATGAGAGGTGTAGATCGTTTTGACCAGATACGTGCAACATACACTGTGTCACGTCGTTCCAGAAAGTGGTGGCaccgaattttttattttctggtaGATGCTGCACTTGTGAATTCGTTCATTTTGTACACACTTTCTGGTGACAGAGGTCAAATTTCATGCAAACATCTTGACTATCATATCAGTGTTGCAAAGCATTTGATTGGTAATTTTTCTTCTCGAAAACGGAAAGGTCCTATTTCTGCCAACTATTTGAAAAAACGCTTCCATAAAGATGGCAAACCCCTTGGAGTTCCTTTAGAAACTAGGTTTTCAAATGTTGGTGTACATCTACCTGTTGAATTGGCATCATTCAGAAGATGCAGACTGTGTTCCTCCAGTAAACACGAAAAAAGGACAAGAGTTGGTTGCAGTCAGTGTGATGTACCACTCTGTAGTGTCCCGTGCTTTAAGACATTTCATACAAAGTGA